In Mercurialis annua linkage group LG6, ddMerAnnu1.2, whole genome shotgun sequence, the following are encoded in one genomic region:
- the LOC126686499 gene encoding uncharacterized protein LOC126686499 isoform X2 → MDDRGGSFVAVRRISQGLERGSNTCHSTSGSAAWLGRGLSCVCAQRRDSEARPSFDLTPAQEECLQQLQSRIDVAYDSSISEHQEALRALWNAAFPEEELRGLISEQWKEMGWQGKDPSTDFRGGGFISLENLLFFAKRFPASFQDLLQKREGDRSVWEYPFAVAGVNITFMLIQMLDLEAVKPRAMVGAVFLKLLTENESAFDLLYCITFKLMDHQWLSMHASYMDFNTVMKSTRRQLERELLLDDITRVEDLPSFGLLTR, encoded by the exons ATGGACGACAGAGGAGGGTCCTTTGTCGCTGTCAGGAGGATTTCTCAAGGTCTCGAACGTGGCAGTAACACCTGCCATTCAACTTCTg GATCAGCAGCGTGGCTTGGTCGTGGTCTTTCTTGTGTGTGTGCACAGAGAAGAGATAGTGAAGCTCGTCCTTCATTTGATTTAACCCCTGCTCAG GAGGAATGCTTGCAGCAGCTACAAAGTCGTATAGATGTCGCTTATGATAGTTCAATTTCTGAGCATCAG GAAGCTTTGAGGGCTTTGTGGAATGCTGCCTTTCCTGAAGAAGAACTTCGTGGTTTGATATCTGAGCAGTGGAAGGAAATGGGTTGGCAAGGAAAGGACCCATCAACAGATTTTAG gGGTGGTGGTTTTATATCATTGGAGAACCTGTTGTTCTTTGCTAAAAGATTTCCA GCATCCTTTCAGGATCTCCTTCAAAAGCGAGAAGGTGATCGTTCCGTTTGGGAGTACCCATTTGCTGTAGCTGGTGTAAACATCACGTTTATGCTCATTCAGATGCTTGATCTTGAAGCAG TCAAGCCACGAGCCATGGTGGGAGCAGTCTTCTTGAAGCTCCTGACAG AGAATGAATCAGCATTTGATCTTCTCTACTGCATCACATTCAAGCTAATGGATCATCAATGGCTTAGCATGCATGCATCATATATGGACTTCAAT ACCGTTATGAAATCCACACGCCGCCAACTTGAAAGGGAGCTTTTGCTTGATGACATAACACGAGTTGAAGACTTGCCTTCTTTCGGCCTTCTTACACGATAG
- the LOC126686499 gene encoding uncharacterized protein LOC126686499 isoform X1 encodes MDDRGGSFVAVRRISQGLERGSNTCHSTSAEVVAGSAAWLGRGLSCVCAQRRDSEARPSFDLTPAQEECLQQLQSRIDVAYDSSISEHQEALRALWNAAFPEEELRGLISEQWKEMGWQGKDPSTDFRGGGFISLENLLFFAKRFPASFQDLLQKREGDRSVWEYPFAVAGVNITFMLIQMLDLEAVKPRAMVGAVFLKLLTENESAFDLLYCITFKLMDHQWLSMHASYMDFNTVMKSTRRQLERELLLDDITRVEDLPSFGLLTR; translated from the exons ATGGACGACAGAGGAGGGTCCTTTGTCGCTGTCAGGAGGATTTCTCAAGGTCTCGAACGTGGCAGTAACACCTGCCATTCAACTTCTg CTGAGGTTGTGGCAGGATCAGCAGCGTGGCTTGGTCGTGGTCTTTCTTGTGTGTGTGCACAGAGAAGAGATAGTGAAGCTCGTCCTTCATTTGATTTAACCCCTGCTCAG GAGGAATGCTTGCAGCAGCTACAAAGTCGTATAGATGTCGCTTATGATAGTTCAATTTCTGAGCATCAG GAAGCTTTGAGGGCTTTGTGGAATGCTGCCTTTCCTGAAGAAGAACTTCGTGGTTTGATATCTGAGCAGTGGAAGGAAATGGGTTGGCAAGGAAAGGACCCATCAACAGATTTTAG gGGTGGTGGTTTTATATCATTGGAGAACCTGTTGTTCTTTGCTAAAAGATTTCCA GCATCCTTTCAGGATCTCCTTCAAAAGCGAGAAGGTGATCGTTCCGTTTGGGAGTACCCATTTGCTGTAGCTGGTGTAAACATCACGTTTATGCTCATTCAGATGCTTGATCTTGAAGCAG TCAAGCCACGAGCCATGGTGGGAGCAGTCTTCTTGAAGCTCCTGACAG AGAATGAATCAGCATTTGATCTTCTCTACTGCATCACATTCAAGCTAATGGATCATCAATGGCTTAGCATGCATGCATCATATATGGACTTCAAT ACCGTTATGAAATCCACACGCCGCCAACTTGAAAGGGAGCTTTTGCTTGATGACATAACACGAGTTGAAGACTTGCCTTCTTTCGGCCTTCTTACACGATAG
- the LOC126686500 gene encoding nucleoside diphosphate kinase B, producing the protein MEQTFIMIKPDGVQRGLVGEIISRFEKKGFSLKGLQLKTVERSFAEKHYADLSAKPFFSGLVDYIISGPVVAMVWEGKSVVTTGRTIIGATNPAQSAPGTIRGDFAIDIGRNVIHGSDSTESARKEIALWFPEGPVSWESSLNPWIYE; encoded by the exons atggaGCAAACCTTCATCATGATCAAACCTGATGGGGTCCAGAGGGGCCTT GTTGGTGAGATTATCAGCAGATTTGAGAAGAAAGGTTTCTCCCTCAAAG GTTTGCAGCTTAAGACTGTGGAGCGATCCTTTGCTGAGAAGCATTACGCAGATTTGTCTGCCAAGCCTTTCTTTAGTGGACTTGTGGACTACATTATCTCTGGCCCTGTTGTTGCTATGGTTTGGGAGGGTAAGAGTGTTGTAACTACTGGCCGCACAATTATTGGAGCTACCAACCCTGCTCAATCTGCTCCCGGAACTATCCGTGGCGATTTTGCCATTGACATTGGAAG GAATGTCATTCATGGAAGTGACTCAACTGAGAGTGCTAGGAAGGAAATTGCTCTTTGGTTCCCTGAGGGCCCTGTGAGCTGGGAAAGCAGTCTTAACCCATGGATCTATGAGTAA
- the LOC126686233 gene encoding probable WRKY transcription factor 12: protein MEGREREVPNYEVQVTSFSTPHEMGFVQFEENHVLSFLAPSHSQPLNSTTTTATTLIGFSSHNDQVDPKATHEENCTATANDANNNSWWKSSSSSDKSKMKVRRKLREPRFCFQTRSDVDVLDDGYKWRKYGQKVVKNSLHPRSYYRCTHNNCRVKKRVERLSEDCRMVITTYEGRHNHTPCDDSNSSDHECFNSF from the exons ATGGAAGGAAGAGAGAGAGAAGTTCCAAATTATGAAGTCCAAGTGACGTCGTTTTCTACGCCACATGAAATGGGATTTGTACAATTTGAAGAAAACCATGTTTTGAGCTTTTTAGCACCGTCGCACTCTCAACCTCTGAATTCCACAACAACCACCGCCACTACTCTTATAGGGTTTAGTAGTCATAACGACCAG GTCGATCCAAAGGCTACTCATGAAGAAAATTGCACTGCTACTGCAAACGATGCCAACAATAATTCTTG GTGGAAGAGCTCATCATCTTCAGATAAGAGCAAAATGAAGGTGAGGAGAAAGTTAAGAGAGCCAAGATTCTGTTTTCAGACAAGAAGTGATGTGGATGTTCTTGATGATGGTTATAAATGGAGAAAATATGGCCAGAAAGTTGTTAAGAATAGCCTTCATCCTAG AAGTTACTATCGGTGTACTCATAACAATTGTCGAGTGAAGAAAAGAGTTGAAAGGTTATCGGAAGACTGTCGAATGGTGATCACAACATACGAAGGCAGACACAATCACACTCCATGCGATGACTCCAATTCATCTGACCACGAATGCTTTAATTCTTTCTAA
- the LOC126686328 gene encoding dol-P-Man:Man(7)GlcNAc(2)-PP-Dol alpha-1,6-mannosyltransferase isoform X1: MTSKRCQFLRLFGYDLVLGSIAAFYVFTVPYTKVEESFNVQAMHDILYHQHHLDNYDHLEFPGVVPRTFIGAFLVSMLASPLVFAISFLQLPKIYALIGVRLALGGIVLYTLRFFRIQVRDKFGHQVEAFFVILTAIQFHLLFYCSRALPNILAMSVVNVAYGYWFRGNFYAALNSLIFATAVFRCDMVLLLCPLALELLLTKRISLRGAIKYCSGVALLSIGLSVLVDSMMWRKLLWPEFEIFWFNSVLNRSSEWGTHSLHWYFSSALPRSLLAAYPLVLFGVVLDRRLLLYVFPVFSFILLYSKLPHKELRFIISSVPMLNLSAAVAANRIYNNRKKTTWKFLNLVMLGSFLISLGSTFVFFLASYNNYPSGHALKALHQTGQLADMDEKLVHIDTFSAMSGISRFCENDYPWRYSKEEGISLNEFRDRNFTYLISEHSAIDGFKCLYFVNGFSRARLQLGFPPIILVKVPKVYIHGNTKLKDAMQLKWPGCS, encoded by the exons ATGACTTCGAAGCGTTGCCAATTTCTCCGGCTATTCG gcTACGACTTGGTATTAGGATCGATAGCTGCGTTTTACGTGTTCACTGTACCTTACACCAAGGTTGAAGAAAGCTTCAATGTTCAG GCAATGCACGATATTCTTTACCATCAGCATCACTTAGATAAT TATGATCATTTGGAGTTTCCTGGAGTTGTTCCTCGTACCTTTATCG GAGCTTTCCTTGTTTCAATGTTAGCATCCCCTTTAGTATTTGCAATTAGCTTTTTGCAGTTGCCCAAGATTTATGCACTTATTGGCG TTCGTCTGGCTCTTGGTGGCATTGTCTTGTATACATTAAGGTTTTTCCGTATTCAG GTTAGAGATAAATTTGGTCATCAAGTAGAAGCTTTCTTTGTCATATTGACTGCTATTCAGTTTCACTTGCTGTTCTATTGCTCACGCGCTCTTCCCAACATACTAGCTATGAGTGTAG TTAACGTGGCCTATGGATATTGGTTCAGAGGGAATTTTTATGCAGCATTAAACTCTCTG ATTTTTGCTACAGCTGTCTTCAGATGTGATATGGTGTTACTTTTGTGCCCCCTTGCCTTAGAGCTTTTGCTG ACCAAACGTATATCATTGCGGGGAGCTATTAAATACTGCTCCGGAGTTGCACTGTTATCCATAG GCCTTTCAGTATTGGTTGATTCAATGATGTGGAGAAAATTATTATGGcctgaatttgaaattttttggttTAACTCTGTTCTGAATCGGAGTTCCGAATGGGGT ACACATTCTTTGCACTGGTACTTCAGTTCAGCTCTCCCACGCTCGCTACTTGCTGCATATCCTCTTGTTTTG TTTGGAGTGGTGCTTGATCGGAGGCTTCTGTTGTATGTTTTTCCAGTTTTCTCTTTCATTTTACTTTACTCTAAGCTTCCGCACAAG GAACTGCGATTTATTATCAGTTCTGTTCCAATGCTCAACTTATCTGCTGCAGTTGCAGCGAACAGAAT CTATAACAATAGAAAAAAGACAACATGGAAGTTTCTCAATCTCGTAATGCTGGGATCTTTTTTGATCAG TTTAGGAAGCACTTTCGTGTTTTTCTTGGCATCATATAACAATTATCCGAGCGGTCATGCTCTAAAAGCTTTACATCAGACGG GCCAGCTTGCCGATATGGATGAAAAGTTGGTTCATATTGATACTTTTTCTGCCATGAGTGGAATATCCAGGTTTTGCGAAAATGACTATCCTTGGAG ATATTCCAAAGAAGAAGGGATTTCTCTGAATGAATTCCGCGACAGAAATTTTACGTACCTTATCAG TGAGCACTCTGCAATTGATGGATTCAAGtgtttatattttgtaaatggCTTCTCAAGGGCTCGCCTCCAACTTGGTTTCCCACCCATCATCCTG GTCAAAGTACCCAAGGTATATATTCAtggaaatacaaaattaaaggACGCCATGCAACTAAAATGGCCAGGATGCTCTTGA
- the LOC126686328 gene encoding dol-P-Man:Man(7)GlcNAc(2)-PP-Dol alpha-1,6-mannosyltransferase isoform X2: MHDILYHQHHLDNYDHLEFPGVVPRTFIGAFLVSMLASPLVFAISFLQLPKIYALIGVRLALGGIVLYTLRFFRIQVRDKFGHQVEAFFVILTAIQFHLLFYCSRALPNILAMSVVNVAYGYWFRGNFYAALNSLIFATAVFRCDMVLLLCPLALELLLTKRISLRGAIKYCSGVALLSIGLSVLVDSMMWRKLLWPEFEIFWFNSVLNRSSEWGTHSLHWYFSSALPRSLLAAYPLVLFGVVLDRRLLLYVFPVFSFILLYSKLPHKELRFIISSVPMLNLSAAVAANRIYNNRKKTTWKFLNLVMLGSFLISLGSTFVFFLASYNNYPSGHALKALHQTGQLADMDEKLVHIDTFSAMSGISRFCENDYPWRYSKEEGISLNEFRDRNFTYLISEHSAIDGFKCLYFVNGFSRARLQLGFPPIILVKVPKVYIHGNTKLKDAMQLKWPGCS, encoded by the exons ATGCACGATATTCTTTACCATCAGCATCACTTAGATAAT TATGATCATTTGGAGTTTCCTGGAGTTGTTCCTCGTACCTTTATCG GAGCTTTCCTTGTTTCAATGTTAGCATCCCCTTTAGTATTTGCAATTAGCTTTTTGCAGTTGCCCAAGATTTATGCACTTATTGGCG TTCGTCTGGCTCTTGGTGGCATTGTCTTGTATACATTAAGGTTTTTCCGTATTCAG GTTAGAGATAAATTTGGTCATCAAGTAGAAGCTTTCTTTGTCATATTGACTGCTATTCAGTTTCACTTGCTGTTCTATTGCTCACGCGCTCTTCCCAACATACTAGCTATGAGTGTAG TTAACGTGGCCTATGGATATTGGTTCAGAGGGAATTTTTATGCAGCATTAAACTCTCTG ATTTTTGCTACAGCTGTCTTCAGATGTGATATGGTGTTACTTTTGTGCCCCCTTGCCTTAGAGCTTTTGCTG ACCAAACGTATATCATTGCGGGGAGCTATTAAATACTGCTCCGGAGTTGCACTGTTATCCATAG GCCTTTCAGTATTGGTTGATTCAATGATGTGGAGAAAATTATTATGGcctgaatttgaaattttttggttTAACTCTGTTCTGAATCGGAGTTCCGAATGGGGT ACACATTCTTTGCACTGGTACTTCAGTTCAGCTCTCCCACGCTCGCTACTTGCTGCATATCCTCTTGTTTTG TTTGGAGTGGTGCTTGATCGGAGGCTTCTGTTGTATGTTTTTCCAGTTTTCTCTTTCATTTTACTTTACTCTAAGCTTCCGCACAAG GAACTGCGATTTATTATCAGTTCTGTTCCAATGCTCAACTTATCTGCTGCAGTTGCAGCGAACAGAAT CTATAACAATAGAAAAAAGACAACATGGAAGTTTCTCAATCTCGTAATGCTGGGATCTTTTTTGATCAG TTTAGGAAGCACTTTCGTGTTTTTCTTGGCATCATATAACAATTATCCGAGCGGTCATGCTCTAAAAGCTTTACATCAGACGG GCCAGCTTGCCGATATGGATGAAAAGTTGGTTCATATTGATACTTTTTCTGCCATGAGTGGAATATCCAGGTTTTGCGAAAATGACTATCCTTGGAG ATATTCCAAAGAAGAAGGGATTTCTCTGAATGAATTCCGCGACAGAAATTTTACGTACCTTATCAG TGAGCACTCTGCAATTGATGGATTCAAGtgtttatattttgtaaatggCTTCTCAAGGGCTCGCCTCCAACTTGGTTTCCCACCCATCATCCTG GTCAAAGTACCCAAGGTATATATTCAtggaaatacaaaattaaaggACGCCATGCAACTAAAATGGCCAGGATGCTCTTGA
- the LOC126686327 gene encoding pentatricopeptide repeat-containing protein At1g02150 produces the protein MLLQTTLHHQKASLSSTISYSPPLHSWKNPHCAIHQTLSYKKLQISCSISKVHSYGTVDYERRPMIKWNSVYRRISLMENPELGADTVLNQLEKDGKKLSKWELCRVVKELRKFKRHRHALEVYDWMNNREDRFRLSVSDAAIQLDLIAKVRGISSADDYFTKLPGSMKDRRVYGALLNAYVRAKLSEKAESLMEEMRSKDYALHALPFNVMMTMYMNLKQYDKVDMLISEMMEKNIRLDIYSYNIWLSSRGSQGSGERMEEVFEQMKVDTTINPNWTTFSTMATMYIKMGKLEKAEDCLRRVESRITGRDRIPYHYLLSLYGNIGNKVELYRVWNIYKSIFPSIPNLGYHAIISSLIRMEDIEGAEKIYEEWLPVKLSYDPRIGNILMGWYVKDGNLDKAESFFDHMTEVGGKPNSSTWEILADGHIGEKRISEALTCFKEAFIAQGSKSWKPKPTVISSFCKLCEEEADTASKGVLEDLLAQSGYLEDETYASLIRSCMGSNQL, from the exons ATGCTTCTTCAAACTACTCTGCACCACCAAAAGGCGTCACTCTCATCGACTATCTCCTACTCGCCACCCCTTCATTCATGGAAGAATCCTCACTGTGCCATTCACCAGACTCTATCTTACAAGAAACTTCAAATTTCATGCTCAATATCGAAAGTCCACAGCTACGGAACAGTTGATTATGAGAGAAGACCCATGATTAAATGGAACTCTGTCTACAGGAGAATTTCTTTGATGGAAAACCCTGAATTGGGTGCCGACACCGTACTGAATCAATTGGAGAAAGATGGCAAGAAGCTCTCTAAATGGGAGCTTTGTAGGGTTGTCAAggaattgaggaagttcaagcGCCACAGGCATGCTCTTGAG GTTTATGATTGGATGAACAATAGAGAAGATAGGTTTAGATTATCTGTCAGTGATGCTGCAATTCAGTTAGACCTTATTGCTAAAGTTCGCGGAATTTCTTCCGCTGATGACTATTTTACGAAGCTTCCCGGTTCTATGAAGGACAGGAGGGTCTATGGGGCTCTGCTGAATGCTTATGTCAGAGCTAAATTGAGTGAAAAAGCAGAATCTTTGATGGAAGAAATGAGAAGCAAAGATTACGCCTTACATGCGCTTCCATTCAATGTGATGATGACTATGTATATGAACCTCAAGCAGTATGATAAAGTTGACATGCTGATTTCCGAAATGATGGAGAAAAACATACGGCTTGATATATATTCCTATAATATCTGGTTGTCATCTCGAGGGTCCCAAGGATCTGGAGAGAGGATGGAAGAGGTATTTGAGCAAATGAAGGTGGACACCACCATTAATCCCAACTGGACAACATTTAGCACAATGGCGACGATGTATATTAAAATGGGGAAGTTAGAGAAAGCTGAAGATTGCTTGAGGAGGGTGGAAAGCAGAATAACAGGTAGGGATAGAATACCCTATCACTATCTCCTAAGTTTATATGGTAATATAGGTAACAAAGTAGAGCTTTACCGTGTGTGGAACATATACAAATCAATTTTTCCCAGTATTCCGAATTTGGGATACCATGCTATTATCTCATCTCTGATTCGGATGGAAGACATTGAAGGGGCAGAGAAGATTTATGAGGAATGGCTGCCAGTGAAGTTATCCTACGACCCTAGAATAGGAAATATTCTCATGGGTTGGTATGTTAAAGACGGAAATTTGGATAAGGCTGAAAGCTTCTTTGATCATATGACTGAAGTGGGAGGAAAGCCAAATTCGAGCACATGGGAGATTCTAGCAGACGGGCATATCGGAGAGAAAAGAATTTCTGAGGCTCTGACTTGCTTTAAGGAAGCTTTTATTGCTCAAGGGTCAAAAAGTTGGAAGCCAAAGCCTACAGTTATATCTTCCTTCTGTAAGCTATGCGAAGAGGAAGCTGACACGGCAAGTAAAGGAGTTTTAGAGGATTTGTTGGCGCAGTCTGGCTATCTTGAAGATGAAACTTACGCGTCACTTATCAGATCATGCATGGGTAGCAACCAACTCTGA
- the LOC126686329 gene encoding cyclin-U4-1, with protein MAELESPDVMPQLITYLSSLLQRVAESNDLNPPINSQKVSVFHGLSRPTISIQSYLERIFKYANCSPSCFVVAYVYLDRFAHRQPTLPLTSFNVHRLLITSVMVAAKFMDDMYYNNAYYAKVGGISTVEMKHLEVDFLFGVGFHLNVTPNTFHTYCSYLQREALSFVKSSSLNFALSSLRFNEESETSHQKQQLAVSSAVNVVSLC; from the exons ATGGCGGAGCTGGAGAGCCCAGACGTGATGCCTCAGCTCATCACCTATCTGTCTTCTTTGCTTCAAAGGGTAGCTGAATCCAACGATCTCAACCCTCCGATTAATTCCCAGAAAGTCTCAGTGTTCCATGGGCTCAGCAGACCCACCATCTCCATTCAAAGCTATCTAGAGAGGATTTTCAAGTATGCAAATTGCAGCCCGTCTTGCTTCGTTGTTGCTTATGTTTATCTTGATAGATTTGCTCACAGACAACCCACTTTGCCTCTCACTTCTTTCAATGTTCATCGTCTGCTTATTACCAGTGTCATGGTTGCTGCCAAGTTCATGGATGACAT GTATTACAACAATGCTTATTATGCAAAAGTTGGAGGAATTAGTACAGTAGAGATGAAGCATCTTGAAGTGGATTTCTTATTCGGAGTGGGGTTCCACTTAAATGTGACACCAAACACATTTCACACGTATTGTTCTTACCTTCAAAGAGAAGCACTGAGCTTTGTTAAATCTTCTTCATTAAACTTCGCCTTATCTTCTTTACGTTTCAATGAGGAGTCTGAAACATCCCATCAAAAGCAACAACTTGCTGTCTCATCAGCTGTAAATGTAGTTAGTCTGTGCTAA
- the LOC126687973 gene encoding uncharacterized protein LOC126687973 has translation MIPKSTGKSWFRYFQYDEQRDSPAEVRNILLIIVALIAAATFQAGVNPPGGLWQDNGNGHVAGTAIFATERHAYYVFLISNTLAFSTSILVLLSLTYKFPFHFEIWIATTSMIVTYGSAVFAVTPHHQHVHFRYLLFTAAVPFMTRAFIQMFHKCRH, from the coding sequence ATGATTCCTAAGAGCACAGGTAAGAGCTGGTTTAGGTATTTCCAGTACGACGAACAGAGAGACTCACCGGCCGAAGTGAGGAACATTTTGCTAATAATCGTCGCGTTGATCGCGGCTGCAACTTTTCAAGCGGGAGTGAATCCTCCCGGGGGGTTATGGCAAGATAATGGTAACGGACATGTGGCCGGAACGGCCATTTTCGCAACGGAGAGACACGCTTATTATGTGTTTCTGATATCGAATACATTGGCTTTCTCCACTTCCATATTGGTTCTATTATCTCTTACTTACAAATTCccttttcattttgaaatttggatCGCTACCACCTCCATGATTGTCACTTATGGATCCGCTGTTTTTGCTGTTACGCCTCATCATCAGCATGTGCATTTTCGCTATCTTTTATTTACTGCTGCTGTTCCTTTTATGACTAGAGCTTTTATTCAGATGTTCCATAAATGTagacattaa